One stretch of Carassius gibelio isolate Cgi1373 ecotype wild population from Czech Republic chromosome B1, carGib1.2-hapl.c, whole genome shotgun sequence DNA includes these proteins:
- the LOC127949128 gene encoding lectin-like, with protein MVKSGSIGVLLMALLFGSGDFLKMERGRTNVTEQCSMPKPCNVYGFTNWYKVGRVCVKYFNSPLNFTQAEFSCRTKAPGAHLVSVHKKEHNDKLLCIVKKFNPNNLRIWLGAFELFKSGQFLWLDGSYWDYEIWTRGEPNHMYTSTEECVEMNWKEIGKWNDDSCDVKKNYICAFELNGILKPGFEEME; from the exons ATG GTCAAATCAGGATCTATTGGCGTTCTGTTGATGGCTCTCCTTTTTGGGAGTGGAGACTTCTTAAAAATGGAGAGAG GCCGTACAAATGTCACTGAGCAATGTTCTATGCCTAAACCGTGTAATGTGTACGGCTTCACTAACTGGTACAAAGTGGGCAGGGTCTGTGTCAAATACTTCAACAGTCCTCTCAACTTTACTCAGGCTGAG TTCAGCTGTAGGACCAAAGCCCCTGGGGCACACCTGGTGTCAGTGCATAAAAAAGAGCATAATGATAAACTGCTCTGCATTGTGAAAAAATTCAACCCAAATAACCTGCGCATCTGGCTTGGAGCTTTTGAActttttaag TCTGGTCAATTTCTTTGGCTTGATGGATCCTACTGGGATTATGAAATCTGGACACGTGGTGAACCCAACCATATGTACACCAGCACAGAGGAATGTGTGGAAATGAACTGGAAAG AGATTGGCAAATGGAATGACGACAGTTGTGATGTCAAGAAAAACTACATATGTGCCTTTGAACTAAATGGCATCTTGAAACCAGGTTTTGAGGAGATGGAGTAG